The Sulfurospirillum oryzae genome contains the following window.
GTTTGATTTTACGATTCCATTGCAAGGTACCTCTTCATCACTACTGGCATTTAGTTATTCGGGTCTTAAAAATCAAGTCAGACTCTGCATTGAAGCACAAGAAAATTTGGACGAGCAAACCCTTTGCGACATCTGTGCCTCGTTTCAGCGTGTAGCGGTTGCCCATCTGATGCAGAAGATCAAAAAAGCGTACAAAGAGAGAAAAGTAGAGCACTTTGGTGTTGTTGGAGGCGCAAGTGCAAATCTTTATTTACGAGGTGAACTTGAAGCCTTTTGCGCGTCTAAAAAAGCGAAACTTCACACCGCTAAAATGGAATTTTGCTCTGATAATGCCGCAATGATAGGTCGTTGTGCCGTTGAAGCATACGCCCAAAATGCCTTTATCAGTTTGGCTGATCTTAAAGTGCGTAGTTCTTCGAAAGATATTTTCTTCTAAAAACTTAACGTGGAAACGATCCGTTGTTGATGTCAATAACGGTACCATTTATGTACTCAGGTGACTCTGTAGAAAGCCAAACAATGGTTTTAGCAATCTCTTCAGGCTGTGCGAATCGTTTTGAAATGACGGATTTTAAAAAGGCTTCCTGACGCGCTTGGGGGATGGTGTTAAGCATATCCGTTGTAACGGGACTCGGCGCTACGGCATTGATGATGATTTTGCCTTCAAATATTTTTGAAAAGCTCTTCGTGGCATTGATCAGTCCTGCTTTAGTGATACCATACCAAATATCAGGATGCCCAATTTGCCCAGCAATAGAGGTATTGTTGACAATACGACCACCTTTCTCAAGCATGGTTTTTGCCACCTCTTCAATGAGCTTCACGGGCGCTTCAAGATTGATTTTAAGCATGGTATTAATTTGATCATTTTTGTAGTTTTGGTAAGGAATTGCATACATAATGCCGGCATTGTTGATGAGAATATCAATCGCTGGAAGTGAGGCAATGAGTGCAGCAATCGCATCGACGTGTGCTAAATCAAATACAATGGTTTTAATTTTTGGGTGTGTTGATAGCTCAAAATTTTTAAAGTCTCGTGCAAGGATAATGACATCATAGTCTAATGCCAAAAAAGCTTTTGTGACTTCAAGACCTATACCTTTGTTTCCACCCGTGACTAAAGCTGTTTTTTGCATCTATTTTCCTTTTCGACCGTTACAAAATAATAATCTCTTCTTCAAGCTTTATGCCAAAGCGCTTTAATACTTCTTCTTTGACGGCCGTTATAAGTGTGATGGCTTCCTCGTACGTGCCACCTCCAAGATTGACTAAGAAGTTGGCATGGACATTGCTAAACATCATATTGCCAACACGTTTACCTTTAAATCCTGCCTCTTCGATAAGCTTTCCAGCATAGTGTCCCTCAGGGTTTTTAAAACAGCTTCCCGCACTTGGCTCTTTGGGTTGATTGTCACGCATTTTTTTAAACATGGCAAGCAGATTTTCATCAAAACCTTTTTTACATGTAAAGGTTGCTTCGTAAACGACACCTTCAATTTTAGCGAAGCGGTAGCCATGTTCTATGTGCGATTTTTCGCTCCATCCATGTTCTGTTCGAATAGCGATGAGGTCATTGAAAATTTCCCACTCTTTCAGTCCTGCATTCATAGCCACCATGCCACCCAGCTTTCCGGGGAGTTTTTGCATCAGCTCAAAGCCAGCAAGATCATGTTTTTTAGCAAAAGTGAGGATTTTTCCACTCGGCGTTGCGCCTCCTACATGTAAAACATTTTCTGCAAGATGAATAAAATCAAACGACTTATCAAGCATCGCAAGTGGAGGAGGGGTTGGACTGATCAAAAGGTTGTTTGCTCCGCCAATGAGCTTATAGCCTTTAGGAAGTGGCGTAGTGGAATCAAGCAATAAAACATCCAGCGTTGGGCCAATTTTGATACTGGAAAAGGTCGAAAAATTAATCGATTTTGTCATTTAAAAAACAAATGAAGGAATCAGCTCAATCATGCGGGTGGTAAACTCGATCATCATGTTCATCATCCAAGGCATTGTAAAGATAGCAACAACGATGGTAATAAGAATTTTTGGAACAAAGCTGAGGGTTGATTCATTGATCTGGGTAACGGCTTGGAAAACACTAATCGCCAGACCCGCGATGAGTCCTGCCATAAGCATCGGCATGGAGAGCAAGAGTGCTATTTTAAAGGTTTCAACGCCTAACCCAATCAGTTTGGCTTCCATTAACTGTTCCTCAATGCTGCATACTCTTTGGGAATGAGAAAGTCACAGGCTTTGATTTGCTGATCGTAAAAACCGTGTTTATAGCCGATTTCAAAGAGCTTATCAATCGCTTGGTACTGCACGTCATTCATCTCGATAGAGTGTTCATTGGCGTAAAGTCCAAGATACTTTTTGAGGGTTGCTTGATCGACTCGAACGAGATTGCGCTCCAAAAGCATTTTGGAAAGAAGCCCTTGGTGGGTATGGGCGACATCAACCGCTTGAATGAGGGCATCTTCACAAGCAATGGCACGCAAAATCGGCATAGAACGACGAAGTGCCATACCGCCAAGGGGTAAAGGAAGTTCTTCTTTGCAAAGCTCTCTCCAAATATCCCATATTTCTCGCTCAACCACAAGTTCATCACTAAAATTTAGAATACTTTCATGAATCAAAACACCCGCGTCCACTTCGCCATCCAACACGGCTTGTTCAATCTCTAAAAAGTTTTTATAGATAATGCGAGCCTCTGGGTAAGCGATTTTAAAAAGCAGCGCATTAGTTGTGTGGGTGCCACTAAGAGCGACTTTAAAATTTTTTTTGAGTTTGGTCTCTTTTTTCTTCACAAGTTTGGGGCCATAACCCTCGCCAAAACTTACGGCTGTGCGTAAAAGAGCATATTCACTGCGAATTTTAGGGTAGAGGGCAAAGCTAATGGCAGTAATATCATAACTGTTTTTAAGTGCTTCAAGGTTTAGTGTTTCGATGTCTAGAGCAAGGTTCTCAAAACTAAGACCGTGTGTACTAACCCAGCCAAATTTGATGGCATAATACATAAAAATATCATCGGCATCAGGTGAATGCGCTACAGTAATGGTCTTCAAAAGTGTCCTTGAAAAAGTTTTAAATCATTTTAACATATTACATATTGAAATATTTTGAACTGCTTCCAAAGAAATCGTATAGAATTGCTTCAAAGGGCTTTTTCAAGCTCAAAATGGTAAAATAATAACACTATGAAATGAGGTAGTACAATGCAAATCGACGAAAATAAGAAAAAAGCACTTGAACTTGCGATCAAACAGATCGACAAAGCGTTTGGAAAAGGTGCACTGGTACGACTTGGCGATAAAGTGGTTGAACCCATTGCTTCGATCAGCACAGGCTCTATTGGGCTGGATCTTGCACTTGGAATCGGCGGTATCCCACAAGGGCGTATTATTGAAATTTATGGACCTGAGAGTTCAGGAAAGACGACATTGTCACTTCAAATCATTGCAGAAGCACAAGCGAAGGGAAGCATCTGTGCGTTTGTCGATGCAGAACACGCGCTTGATGTGAAATACGCGGGCAATCTCGGTGTTGACATCGAAAATCTTTTGGTTTCTCAGCCTGATTTTGGTGAACAAGCACTCGACATTGTTGAAACACTTGCACGCAGTGGTGCGGTTGATGTTATCGTTATTGACTCCGTAGCAGCACTTACTCCAAAAAGTGAAATTGAAGGCGATATGGGCGATTCGCACATGGGTGTTCAAGCAAGACTAATGAGTCAAGCACTTCGCAAGTTAACTGCAGTTGTACACAAAATGAATACGACGGTTATTTTTATCAACCAAATTCGTATGAAAATCGGTACAATGGGTTATGGCTCTCCTGAAACCACTACGGGTGGAAATGCACTGAAGTTTTACGCTTCCGTTCGTATTGATGTGCGAAAAATCGCGACACTTAAACAAGGTGAAGAGCAGATTGGTAACAGGGTTAAAGCAAAAGTCATTAAAAATAAAGTAGCACCTCCGTTTCGTCAAGCAGAGTTTGATATTATGTTCGGCGAAGGTATTTCTAAAGAGGGCGAAATGGTCGATTATGGTGTCAAGCTGGACATCATTGATAAAAGTGGCGCTTGGTTTAGCTATAACGAGACAAAACTGGGTCAAGGTCGAGAGAATGTGAAAGCATTTTTGAAAGAGAACAAAGAATTAGCGTTAGAAATTGAAGAAAAAATAAAACAAGCAATCAGCGGCAATGCAATGGTTATGACGTGTGGTGCCGATGAGATAAAGGAAGATGAATGATCTATATTGAAGATATTGCAGCAGACGAAGTACTCGATAGCCGGGGTAACCCAACCGTTCGCGCAAAAGTAACTTTAAGTGATGGCACAAGTGCTAGTGCTATCGTACCAAGTGGCGCAAGTACAGGCAAACGTGAAGCATTAGAGTTAAGAGATGCAGATAATCGTTATATGGGCAAAGGTGTACTCAAAGCATGTGAGAATGTTAATACTGAGATTTCAGATGAACTTATCGGGCTTAACCCCTTTAATCAAGCAGCCATTGATGAAGCAATGCGTAAACTGGATGGAACTGAAAACTATGGTCGTTTAGGTGCCAATGCAGTGCTTGGCGTTTCTATGGCCGTTGCACGCGCCTCTGCTCTTAGTCTTGGAATTCCTCTTTACCGCTACCTCGGTGGTGCCAATGCTATGACACTTCCAACACCAATGTTTAACATTATCAACGGTGGAAGTCATGCGAATAACAGTGTTGATTTTCAAGAATATATGATTATGCCACTTAACTTCGAGAATTTCTCTGAAGCATTACGATCATGCGTTGAAGTCTACCATCAGTTGAAAAAAATCATTGCAGCCATGGGTGAAAGTACAGCGCTTGGTGATGAGGGTGGCTTTGCTCCAAATCTCAAAGACAATGAAGAACCAATCAAAGTGATTATGCAAGCAATCGAAAAAGCGGGTTATAAACCAGGTGTTGACATTGCCATTGCTCTTGATGTTGCGAGTAGTGAGCTTGTCTGTGAGGGTGGTTATAAACTTGAATCAGAAAATCGAACACTGAACAGTGCAGAACTTGTTGCTTATTATGAGAACCTCTGCGCAAAATACCCTATTGTTTCTATTGAAGATGGCTTAAGTGAAGATGACTGGGCTGGCTGGAAACTTTTAACCGAGAAATTGGGCGGTAAAGTTCAGTTGGTAGGTGACGATCTTTTCGTAACGAATGAAAAAA
Protein-coding sequences here:
- the eno gene encoding phosphopyruvate hydratase — translated: MIYIEDIAADEVLDSRGNPTVRAKVTLSDGTSASAIVPSGASTGKREALELRDADNRYMGKGVLKACENVNTEISDELIGLNPFNQAAIDEAMRKLDGTENYGRLGANAVLGVSMAVARASALSLGIPLYRYLGGANAMTLPTPMFNIINGGSHANNSVDFQEYMIMPLNFENFSEALRSCVEVYHQLKKIIAAMGESTALGDEGGFAPNLKDNEEPIKVIMQAIEKAGYKPGVDIAIALDVASSELVCEGGYKLESENRTLNSAELVAYYENLCAKYPIVSIEDGLSEDDWAGWKLLTEKLGGKVQLVGDDLFVTNEKILAEGIAKGIGNAILIKPNQIGTVTETMRTVRLAQRNNYKCVMSHRSGESEDAFIADFAVALNTGEIKTGATARGERTAKYNRLLEIEKELEFGEYIGKQLFTK
- a CDS encoding menaquinone biosynthesis family protein, coding for MKTITVAHSPDADDIFMYYAIKFGWVSTHGLSFENLALDIETLNLEALKNSYDITAISFALYPKIRSEYALLRTAVSFGEGYGPKLVKKKETKLKKNFKVALSGTHTTNALLFKIAYPEARIIYKNFLEIEQAVLDGEVDAGVLIHESILNFSDELVVEREIWDIWRELCKEELPLPLGGMALRRSMPILRAIACEDALIQAVDVAHTHQGLLSKMLLERNLVRVDQATLKKYLGLYANEHSIEMNDVQYQAIDKLFEIGYKHGFYDQQIKACDFLIPKEYAALRNS
- the fliQ gene encoding flagellar biosynthesis protein FliQ gives rise to the protein MEAKLIGLGVETFKIALLLSMPMLMAGLIAGLAISVFQAVTQINESTLSFVPKILITIVVAIFTMPWMMNMMIEFTTRMIELIPSFVF
- a CDS encoding UDP-N-acetylmuramate dehydrogenase is translated as MTKSINFSTFSSIKIGPTLDVLLLDSTTPLPKGYKLIGGANNLLISPTPPPLAMLDKSFDFIHLAENVLHVGGATPSGKILTFAKKHDLAGFELMQKLPGKLGGMVAMNAGLKEWEIFNDLIAIRTEHGWSEKSHIEHGYRFAKIEGVVYEATFTCKKGFDENLLAMFKKMRDNQPKEPSAGSCFKNPEGHYAGKLIEEAGFKGKRVGNMMFSNVHANFLVNLGGGTYEEAITLITAVKEEVLKRFGIKLEEEIIIL
- a CDS encoding SDR family NAD(P)-dependent oxidoreductase; this encodes MQKTALVTGGNKGIGLEVTKAFLALDYDVIILARDFKNFELSTHPKIKTIVFDLAHVDAIAALIASLPAIDILINNAGIMYAIPYQNYKNDQINTMLKINLEAPVKLIEEVAKTMLEKGGRIVNNTSIAGQIGHPDIWYGITKAGLINATKSFSKIFEGKIIINAVAPSPVTTDMLNTIPQARQEAFLKSVISKRFAQPEEIAKTIVWLSTESPEYINGTVIDINNGSFPR
- the recA gene encoding recombinase RecA: MDENKKKALELAIKQIDKAFGKGALVRLGDKVVEPIASISTGSIGLDLALGIGGIPQGRIIEIYGPESSGKTTLSLQIIAEAQAKGSICAFVDAEHALDVKYAGNLGVDIENLLVSQPDFGEQALDIVETLARSGAVDVIVIDSVAALTPKSEIEGDMGDSHMGVQARLMSQALRKLTAVVHKMNTTVIFINQIRMKIGTMGYGSPETTTGGNALKFYASVRIDVRKIATLKQGEEQIGNRVKAKVIKNKVAPPFRQAEFDIMFGEGISKEGEMVDYGVKLDIIDKSGAWFSYNETKLGQGRENVKAFLKENKELALEIEEKIKQAISGNAMVMTCGADEIKEDE